The genome window ATGAAAAATCAAAAACCGAAAGTGAGGACGGCTCTTTTGGCGATAGGGTCCACAATATCGGCAAGAAGCAGCTCGGACTCCCTTATGATTTAGGAGGTGATGGCGTCTCATCCACCGACTGCGGAAAATTTACTCTCGATACTTATAATCAAATAGGTGTGAATCTTGACTCGCGAACTGCCCCCGATCAACACGCTTTTTGCAAAACTAATGGTTCGGTGTTTAACGATCTTTCTCAAGCCCGGCCCGGTGACCTAGTATTTTTCAAAGACACTTACGACAGTGGCGATGGCCCCGGATCAATTACCCATGTGGGGATATATGTCGGAGACGGAAAAATGCTTCATGCAGGCAGCAGCAAAGGAGTAAGTTATGCAGACTTGAACAGCGAATATTGGCAATCTCATTTTTACGGATTTGGCAGACCACACAAGTAGAATTCCTTAATTAAACCCAAAGTAATATAGGGGCGGTCGAGTTTTCACCTGACCCTATATTACTTTGTGGACAATATTGATTTTAGGCAAACTATTAGGTAAAATAAGGTAAATGACAGTTATTGGTGGTGAAGCAATTGCTATTTCGCATTTTAGTGTTATTTTTGATAGCGTCAATTTGTGCAGGTATTGTTTCCGCCAATGTCGCCCCTCTAAATGAATCGGACTATTTTGTAAAGTTCGTCCCCACGGGCGAAACCATCCAAGTACGCAAACCTTTGGGTTTTACACCTGATAATAACGCCAAATATTTTTTAGAGCACAATTATGTTAGCGGACAAGATTATGTCTACCGTATTACGGTATACAGCAAAGATTACGTGACGAGCCGGGGAATAAGTATCGGCGACTCGGCAGATAGAGTCAGGGAGTGTTACGGGGAACCCAACCGCTATTCCGGGTCGAGAAGTCATTATAAATGGTTCAGCTACATAGAACCGAATGAGGTTTTGAAAGTCCATTTTTATCTGGATAAAGAAACAGAGAGAGTTATCGCTATCAATTGGGGTATCCTTCCCGTCGGGACTCCGCCGATGATTTTATCGTCCGACGGTGAATATTACTGACAAACACTGGATATACAGAATAGCGGCAATATAATTGCCGGCTATTTTACATGTATCTCGACATTTCCCCTCTCCCCCAAGAACGCTGAACCCTATACTGCCGGGGCCGTTCAGAAGCCCTTAGATGCAAGGCGCACCGGAGGCTGTCACCGGAAGCGTACACGTACGTACGCTGAGGATGGCAGTCGAGGAGCAACACCGCAGATGAGAGCTTATGGGCGGCTCCCCCGAATATGGCTGAGAACCCCCAGGCGGTTGCCCGGGGGTTCTCCTACTGCCCCCTAAACAAAGGGGGGCGTTTTTGCTGGAAGGCGGCTACCCCTTCCCTATGATCGTCCGTGGCCGCGCAGATGGTCTGGAGGTCGGCTTCGTATTCGAGGACGGCGTCGAGGTCGAGGTCGAGGCTGCGGCCGATGATTTTTTTCATGCAGCCGAGGGCGATGGGGGCGGCGGCGGCGAGGCGGGCGGCGAATTCGCCGGTGACGGCGGGAAGGTCGGCCGGGTCGGCGAGTTTGTTGACGAGGCCGAGGCTGTAGGCGGTGTCGGCGTCGATTAGGTCGGCGGTGAACATGAGTTCTTTGGCTTTGTGGGGGCCGACGAGCCGCGGCAGAAGGTAGAGGCCGCCGCAGTCGGGGACGAGGCCGACTTTGGCGAAGCTCTGGGCGAAGCGGGCGGCGCGGGAGGCGATGACGATGTCGCAGGCGAGGGCGAGGTTGAAGCCGGCGCCGGCGGCGACGCCGTTGACCATGGCGACGACGGGTTTTTCAAGGCCGATGATGAGGGCGGTGAGCTGGCCGGCGTCTTTGATGAAGCGGCGGAAGGCGACTTTGTCGGCGAGGGTGCTGAGGAAGGCGAGGTCGCCGCCGGCGCAGAAGGCTTTGCCGCTGCCGGTGAGGACGATGCATCTAACTGCGGGGTCGGCCTCGGCGGCGCGCAGGGCGGCGGCAAGGCTGTCGACGAGGTCGCGGTTTAGGGCGTTCAATACTTCGGGCCTGTTTAAGGTGACGGTGGCGATGCCGCCGTCGACGGCGACGAGGACGGATTCGCTGGCCATTGTTTTTGCCTCCTTTTATGTATGAGAGGGACGTCTCCCCTCCCCTTTTACGTTCTTCTTTGTGCCGCCGGGACCGTTCAGAAGGTCCCAGATGCTAGGCGGGCCGAGCATGCGCAGCGACGCGTACTCGAATGTACGCTAGCAAGCACGCGCAGGACCAAGTGCGTCCCTCTTAGCGCTTCAGCGGTTAGAGGGGCGGCCTACCCCTTGCGGGTGCAACGCAGATGGGGCCTTATGGACGGTCCCCACTTACTGCCGAGTACATAGCTGCGAGGAATTCGGCGGCGTTGGGGATAACCTGCTCGTCAATATCAAACGCGGCATTATGGTGGCCGCCGCCGAGGGGGGTGCCGAAGAGGGCGACGAGGGCTTGGCCGCCGCGGTTTTGGACGTGCTGCATGAGGAGGGTGACGTCTTCGGAGGCGTTGAAGGCGACGGAGGGGAGGATTTTTTTGACGCTGGGGAGGCCGGCGGCGACTTTTTCGGCGAGGGCGAGCAGGGCGGGGGAGTTTTCGGCGACGCCGGCGACGGCGGCGGGCTTGATTTCGACGCCGAGGCCGTACATTTGGGCGGCGCCGCGGATGATTTCGTGGGCTTTTTCGACCATGTAGGCGTTGATTTCGTTGGTGACGCCGCGGGTTTCGAAGCGGAAGTAGGCTTTGTCGGGGATGACGTTCCAGGTGGTGCCGGCGGTGTGGTAGCCGACGTTGATGCGGCTGGCGCCGAGGCCGTGGCGGGCGATGGCGTAGAGGTTGGTGATGGCGGCGCAGGAGCCGAGGAGGGCGTTGTTGCCCTGGTCGGGGCGGAGGGCGGCGTGGATGGGCCGGCCGGTGTAGGTGATTTCGAAGCGGGAGAGGGCCATGAAGCTGTGGACGTTGAGGCAGAGGTGGCCGGTTTCTTTGGCGGCGATGCCGACGTGGCCGCTGAAGAGGTAGTCGAGGTCGTCGAGGTGGCCGCTGGCAACGAGGGCGGCGGCGCCGCCGAGGTTTTCTTCGTTGGGCTGGAAGATTATTTTGACGGCGCCGCGCAGGGTGGCGCGGTTGTCGGCGAAGTGTTTGGCGAGGAGGAGGCCGATGGCGGCGTGGGCGTCGTGGCCGCACATGTGGGCGCAGCCGGGGTTGACGGAGGCGAAGCCTTCGCGGATGGGCCGGTGGGCGGGGTCGGTGGTTTCGGCGGTTTCGTTGGCGTCGATGTCGAAGCGGAAGCCGACGGTGGGGCCGGGGAGGGCGCCTTTGATGATGCCGACGACGCCGGTGTGGCCTTCGGCGGCGGGGGCGAGGTATTTTTCGCCGGCGCCGGCTTTGACGGCCTGGGCGTAGGCGAGGGCGAGCTGGTCGGCGTCGGGGGGCATGAATTGTTTGTCGGCGGGGATGATGTCGCGGCCCATTTTTATTTCGTAGCCCCAGGCGGCGAGTTTTTCGGCGATGAAGGCGGTGGCGAAGAGTTCGAGCCAGGCGGGCTGGGGGCAGCGGTGGAGGGCGCGGCGCCATTCGATGGCGGCGGCCTGGTTGGCGGCGATGGAGTCGGTCATGTGGACACGTCCTTTCGGGGTGGTGTGAATTGGGTGCATTGTATTAATATTTGCGGGCCGGTTTGGAAAAACCTGCCGGGCATAACGAAAAAGGCTCCCGAATAATCGAGAGCCTTTTGCGGTGTATTTTTTTGGTGCCCGGGAAGGGACTCGAACCCCCACACCATCACTGATAGCAGATTTTGAGTCTCGTGACGTTATGTAAATTATGTTTGAGGTATGTCATATTAATGTTTAAGTTATATGCAATCTTGGACTTTTGGAGAGGTAGTTATAACACAACTTAAACACTATTTAAAAACCGAATAGCAGAACGAATCCTACGAATTGCAGAACAGGCACGAAGGATTAACGTCGAGCATAAGAGCTTTGAAGACCGCAAAAGTAATTGTACTATTTTTAGTATACGTGAATAAATTCTTGATTTTATTGGCTGTGACAAAATACCAGTTAGTGGAACCCGGGCTGTTTCGGGGGACATTTCGAAAGTTTTGTCCCTATATCCTCCCCAGCGCGGAGTAGCCGAAACATATCTCAGCTGCTCCAGCAAACCTCTGATAAATAACACTTGCCGGAATTCCCCGTTCTTCCCGGCGTTAAGTTTCCCCCTTGAGGGAAAGGGATGTAGCGGCGATAAGGGGGAATACCGGTTACCCTGCACCCTCGGGAGAAGGCTCTTTCCATGCTGTTTTCCCGG of Sporomusaceae bacterium contains these proteins:
- a CDS encoding C40 family peptidase, translating into MVPKVTDGITTKEDEKSKTESEDGSFGDRVHNIGKKQLGLPYDLGGDGVSSTDCGKFTLDTYNQIGVNLDSRTAPDQHAFCKTNGSVFNDLSQARPGDLVFFKDTYDSGDGPGSITHVGIYVGDGKMLHAGSSKGVSYADLNSEYWQSHFYGFGRPHK
- a CDS encoding enoyl-CoA hydratase-related protein, which gives rise to MASESVLVAVDGGIATVTLNRPEVLNALNRDLVDSLAAALRAAEADPAVRCIVLTGSGKAFCAGGDLAFLSTLADKVAFRRFIKDAGQLTALIIGLEKPVVAMVNGVAAGAGFNLALACDIVIASRAARFAQSFAKVGLVPDCGGLYLLPRLVGPHKAKELMFTADLIDADTAYSLGLVNKLADPADLPAVTGEFAARLAAAAPIALGCMKKIIGRSLDLDLDAVLEYEADLQTICAATDDHREGVAAFQQKRPPLFRGQ
- a CDS encoding amidohydrolase → MTDSIAANQAAAIEWRRALHRCPQPAWLELFATAFIAEKLAAWGYEIKMGRDIIPADKQFMPPDADQLALAYAQAVKAGAGEKYLAPAAEGHTGVVGIIKGALPGPTVGFRFDIDANETAETTDPAHRPIREGFASVNPGCAHMCGHDAHAAIGLLLAKHFADNRATLRGAVKIIFQPNEENLGGAAALVASGHLDDLDYLFSGHVGIAAKETGHLCLNVHSFMALSRFEITYTGRPIHAALRPDQGNNALLGSCAAITNLYAIARHGLGASRINVGYHTAGTTWNVIPDKAYFRFETRGVTNEINAYMVEKAHEIIRGAAQMYGLGVEIKPAAVAGVAENSPALLALAEKVAAGLPSVKKILPSVAFNASEDVTLLMQHVQNRGGQALVALFGTPLGGGHHNAAFDIDEQVIPNAAEFLAAMYSAVSGDRP